The following proteins come from a genomic window of Pyxidicoccus sp. MSG2:
- a CDS encoding bifunctional metallophosphatase/5'-nucleotidase, which translates to MTKTTAPARRGAMLLPLALAMVLAAGRASGAQPSAPAAPASRKVTLLHLADVYQVQPVEEGRRGGLARVATLRKQVLKETPDVLTVLGGDTLSPSVESLLVVDGKALKGRQMIDAWNALGLDYAVLGNHEFDFGDETLRERIQESRFTWLGANVTDAKTGELFAGVKAYDVREVGGIKLGLFGVVVTETKTTSKAGPDTNFGDSCEASRAAVTKLREAGASVVVGLTHLTLEQDRALAKCVKVDAILGGHDHVGAEDRTTGTPIFKVPADAVELGRLTLDVDATTGVLRKATWKRMPVTRKVPEDAEFNAAMKAYEPLFARLSERVGRTPVALEARASEVRTRETNLGSFVADAFRAASGADVALVNGGALRADAVLPAGVVTRRELHAILPYEDALVVVEVKGATLKAALENGVSLSREDAKPGRFLQVSGLRFTYDPARPAGARVVDVKVGGKPLDAEGTYRLATLSFLASGKDGYEMLKGQPTTPAMKDGRTPLDVLAEAFRTGRPAPRAKGDGRIARVGTSTPTKDARRPAQPGK; encoded by the coding sequence ATGACCAAGACGACAGCGCCGGCCCGACGCGGGGCCATGCTCCTGCCGCTCGCGTTGGCCATGGTGCTGGCCGCGGGCCGTGCCTCGGGGGCGCAGCCCTCCGCGCCGGCCGCCCCTGCCTCGCGGAAGGTGACGCTGCTCCACCTGGCGGACGTGTACCAGGTGCAACCGGTGGAGGAGGGACGCCGGGGCGGGCTGGCGCGGGTGGCCACGCTGCGCAAGCAGGTGCTGAAGGAGACGCCGGACGTGCTGACGGTGCTGGGCGGCGACACGCTCTCTCCGTCCGTGGAGTCGCTCCTGGTGGTGGACGGCAAGGCGCTCAAGGGCCGGCAGATGATTGATGCGTGGAACGCGCTCGGCCTGGACTACGCGGTGCTGGGCAACCACGAGTTCGACTTCGGCGACGAGACGCTGCGCGAGCGCATCCAGGAGTCGCGCTTCACCTGGCTGGGCGCCAACGTGACGGACGCGAAGACGGGCGAGCTGTTCGCGGGCGTGAAGGCGTACGACGTGCGCGAGGTGGGCGGCATCAAGCTGGGCCTGTTCGGCGTGGTGGTGACCGAGACGAAGACGACCTCCAAGGCCGGGCCGGATACGAACTTCGGGGACTCCTGCGAGGCGTCGCGGGCCGCGGTGACGAAGCTGCGCGAGGCGGGCGCCAGCGTGGTGGTGGGGCTGACGCACCTGACGCTGGAGCAGGACCGCGCGCTCGCGAAGTGCGTGAAGGTGGATGCCATCCTCGGCGGGCATGACCACGTGGGCGCGGAGGACCGCACCACCGGGACGCCCATCTTCAAGGTGCCCGCGGACGCGGTGGAGCTGGGCCGGCTCACGCTGGACGTGGATGCGACGACGGGCGTGCTGCGCAAGGCCACGTGGAAGCGGATGCCCGTCACGCGCAAGGTGCCGGAGGACGCGGAGTTCAACGCGGCCATGAAGGCCTACGAGCCGCTCTTCGCCCGGCTCTCGGAGCGCGTGGGCCGCACGCCGGTGGCGCTGGAGGCGCGCGCCTCGGAGGTTCGCACGCGCGAGACGAACCTGGGCTCCTTCGTCGCGGATGCCTTCCGCGCGGCGTCCGGCGCGGACGTGGCCCTGGTGAATGGAGGCGCCCTGCGCGCGGACGCGGTGCTGCCGGCGGGCGTGGTGACGCGGCGCGAATTGCACGCCATCCTCCCGTACGAGGACGCGCTGGTGGTGGTGGAGGTGAAGGGGGCCACGCTGAAGGCGGCGTTGGAGAACGGCGTCAGCCTGAGCCGCGAGGACGCGAAGCCCGGCCGCTTCCTTCAGGTCTCCGGCCTGCGCTTCACGTACGACCCGGCCCGCCCCGCGGGAGCGCGCGTGGTGGACGTGAAGGTGGGCGGCAAGCCGCTGGACGCGGAAGGCACGTACCGGCTCGCCACGCTGAGCTTCCTCGCCAGCGGCAAGGACGGCTACGAGATGCTGAAGGGCCAGCCCACCACCCCCGCGATGAAGGACGGGCGCACCCCGCTGGACGTGCTGGCCGAGGCGTTCCGCACCGGCAGGCCCGCGCCGCGCGCAAAGGGAGATGGCCGGATTGCCCGCGTTGGCACAAGCACACCGACGAAGGACGCTCGCCGGCCGGCGCAGCCGGGCAAGTAG
- a CDS encoding alpha-amylase family glycosyl hydrolase: MRDRIRWSALLLAGLLGCGEPALETQQRSSPETAQVVQQLAASTRPGMGASVYWVNNAIAGTTFRTWAPLAQKVWVKGDFSSWGLLELSKEFVNGTWNGNWSGDVAAGRPGHKYKYVTRNAWGGDAEHADPRSAWQENSSGASIIYNQSEYFWNSQQFSTPAFNQMVIYEMHVGTFYDSPGGGPGNWTSAIAKLDYLRDLGINMIEVMPPYEFAGDFSWGYNAAYPFAPESAYGSPNDMKRFVDEAHYRGIGVIFDVVHNHYGPSDLPMWCFSGDCLGSGGEYFYNDWRKNTPWGSTRPDYGRPEVRAYIRDSMMSLTNAYRADGLRWDATKFMRTSDGNDANGIPDAWKVFRSINREINATQPWKISIAEDFGAGDSITNDSTSDDSGGGSFDAQWAGEFVHPVRQAVIEMNDSNRDMNAVKNAITQGFSGRHTARIIYTESHDEVANGHARVPEEIWPGQAGSWAAKKRSTLAAGIAFTSPGIPLMFQGQEILEDGYFSDGDPVDWNKLNSYGGIKTMYRDMIRLRRNWFNNTRGLRGGNVNVYHVNNTGKVIAYHRWENGGPGDDVVIVANFSGTWFQNYNVGFPRGGLWYARFNSDWNGYSSDFGNTATVDTNANGSAKDGLPNSANIALGPYSLVIFSQ; the protein is encoded by the coding sequence ATGCGGGACCGCATCAGGTGGAGTGCACTGCTACTGGCCGGCTTGCTGGGCTGTGGCGAACCGGCGCTCGAGACGCAGCAGCGCTCCAGTCCGGAGACAGCGCAGGTCGTCCAGCAGCTCGCCGCTTCGACGCGCCCCGGCATGGGCGCCTCCGTCTACTGGGTGAACAACGCGATTGCCGGCACCACGTTCCGCACCTGGGCGCCCCTGGCGCAGAAGGTCTGGGTGAAGGGCGATTTCAGCAGTTGGGGCCTCCTCGAGCTGAGCAAGGAGTTCGTCAACGGCACCTGGAACGGCAACTGGTCCGGTGACGTGGCCGCTGGGAGGCCGGGCCACAAGTACAAGTACGTCACGCGCAACGCATGGGGCGGCGACGCGGAGCACGCGGACCCTCGCTCGGCGTGGCAGGAGAACTCATCCGGCGCGAGCATCATCTACAACCAGAGCGAGTACTTCTGGAACTCGCAGCAGTTCAGCACCCCCGCCTTCAACCAGATGGTCATCTACGAGATGCACGTCGGTACGTTCTACGACTCGCCCGGTGGCGGCCCGGGCAACTGGACCAGCGCGATTGCGAAGCTCGACTACCTGCGCGACCTGGGCATCAACATGATTGAAGTCATGCCGCCGTACGAGTTCGCCGGTGACTTCTCCTGGGGCTACAACGCGGCCTATCCCTTCGCGCCGGAGAGCGCGTACGGCAGCCCCAACGACATGAAGCGCTTCGTGGACGAGGCGCACTACCGCGGCATCGGCGTCATCTTCGACGTGGTGCACAACCACTACGGCCCGAGCGACCTGCCCATGTGGTGCTTCAGCGGCGACTGCCTGGGCTCGGGTGGCGAGTACTTCTACAACGACTGGCGCAAGAACACGCCGTGGGGCAGCACGCGTCCGGACTACGGCCGCCCCGAGGTCCGTGCGTACATCCGCGACTCGATGATGAGCCTGACGAACGCCTACCGCGCCGACGGCCTGCGCTGGGACGCCACCAAGTTCATGCGCACCTCGGACGGCAATGACGCCAACGGCATTCCGGATGCCTGGAAGGTGTTCCGCTCCATCAACCGCGAAATCAACGCGACGCAGCCCTGGAAGATCAGCATCGCCGAGGACTTCGGCGCGGGTGACTCCATCACCAATGACTCCACGTCCGACGACTCGGGTGGCGGCAGCTTCGACGCGCAGTGGGCGGGCGAGTTCGTGCACCCGGTCCGCCAGGCCGTCATCGAGATGAACGACAGCAACCGCGACATGAACGCGGTGAAGAACGCCATCACCCAGGGCTTCAGCGGGCGGCACACCGCGCGCATCATCTACACGGAGAGCCACGACGAGGTCGCCAACGGCCACGCCCGAGTGCCGGAGGAGATCTGGCCGGGGCAGGCGGGCAGCTGGGCGGCGAAGAAGCGCTCCACGCTGGCGGCGGGCATCGCCTTCACCTCGCCCGGCATCCCCCTCATGTTCCAGGGCCAGGAGATTCTGGAGGACGGCTACTTCTCCGACGGCGACCCGGTGGACTGGAACAAGCTGAACTCCTACGGCGGCATCAAGACGATGTACCGCGACATGATCCGCCTGCGCCGCAACTGGTTCAACAACACCCGCGGCCTGCGCGGCGGCAACGTGAACGTCTACCACGTCAACAACACCGGCAAGGTGATTGCCTACCACCGCTGGGAGAACGGTGGCCCGGGCGATGACGTGGTCATCGTCGCCAACTTCAGCGGCACCTGGTTCCAGAACTACAACGTCGGCTTCCCGCGCGGGGGCCTCTGGTACGCGCGCTTCAACAGCGACTGGAACGGGTACTCGTCCGACTTCGGCAACACGGCGACGGTGGACACCAACGCCAACGGCAGCGCCAAGGATGGCCTGCCCAACAGCGCCAACATCGCCCTTGGCCCCTACTCGCTGGTCATCTTCTCGCAGTAA
- a CDS encoding YdcF family protein yields MFLFLSKVLDLFLAPLTWALLFLLAGALLRRRVRVARLLTALGLLMLYAFSTEPVSSALMRATEAGAVSTFRPDVTYDAVIVLGGGLDPVATERSGRPEYNAAPERLLRGFELLLEGRARRVLISGGSLDPRPQAVVEADVLSKQLQAWGIPSERIFTEGRSRNTRENAVGSERIIREQGWKTLLLVTSAAHMPRAAGCFAAVGLRPDTLPVDIRTSSTPLRRMSWLPRAGNLNQSTDALRELAGRVVYARRGWTVR; encoded by the coding sequence ATGTTCCTCTTCCTGTCGAAGGTGCTCGACCTCTTCCTGGCGCCGCTGACCTGGGCGCTGCTGTTCCTGCTGGCCGGGGCGCTGCTGCGCAGGCGCGTGCGCGTGGCGAGGCTGCTCACCGCGCTGGGGCTCCTGATGCTCTACGCCTTCTCCACGGAGCCGGTGTCGTCGGCGCTGATGCGGGCGACGGAGGCTGGCGCCGTGTCCACCTTCCGTCCCGACGTGACGTATGACGCCGTCATCGTCCTGGGCGGCGGGTTGGACCCCGTGGCCACCGAGCGCTCCGGTCGGCCCGAGTACAACGCCGCCCCCGAGCGCCTGCTGCGCGGCTTCGAGCTCCTGCTCGAGGGGCGGGCGCGAAGGGTGCTCATCTCCGGAGGCTCGCTGGACCCGAGGCCCCAGGCGGTGGTGGAGGCGGACGTGCTGTCGAAGCAGCTCCAGGCGTGGGGCATTCCCTCGGAGCGCATCTTCACTGAGGGCCGCAGCCGCAACACGCGGGAGAACGCGGTGGGGTCCGAGCGCATCATCCGCGAGCAGGGGTGGAAGACGCTGCTCCTGGTGACGAGCGCCGCGCACATGCCGCGTGCGGCCGGCTGCTTCGCGGCGGTGGGCCTGCGGCCGGACACGCTGCCGGTGGACATCCGCACGTCGTCCACGCCCCTGCGGCGGATGAGCTGGCTGCCCCGCGCGGGCAACCTCAACCAGAGCACGGACGCGCTGCGCGAGCTGGCGGGGCGCGTCGTCTACGCGCGGCGCGGGTGGACGGTACGCTGA
- the coaD gene encoding pantetheine-phosphate adenylyltransferase, with protein sequence MTIAVYAGSFDPVTAGHLSVVRQAARLFGHVVVVVAVNPNKHSLLSADERMALVREAVRLHPNVTVARTEGLIVDFAREIGASVLLRGVRGATDAQFETELAQNNRALAPELSTLFLPAEAHLAEVSSSGLKERVARGEDVSAFCPPAVAAKLRERLAPSARSQP encoded by the coding sequence ATGACCATCGCCGTCTACGCCGGCAGCTTCGACCCCGTCACCGCCGGGCACCTGTCCGTCGTCCGCCAGGCCGCGCGCCTCTTCGGTCACGTCGTCGTCGTGGTGGCCGTCAATCCCAACAAGCACTCCCTGCTGTCCGCCGACGAGCGCATGGCCCTGGTGCGCGAGGCCGTGCGGCTGCACCCCAACGTCACCGTGGCGCGCACGGAAGGCCTCATCGTGGACTTCGCGCGCGAGATTGGCGCCAGCGTGCTCCTGCGCGGGGTGCGCGGCGCCACCGATGCCCAGTTCGAGACGGAGCTGGCGCAGAACAACCGCGCCCTCGCACCGGAGCTGTCCACCCTCTTCCTTCCCGCCGAGGCGCACCTGGCCGAGGTGAGCAGCAGCGGACTGAAGGAGCGCGTCGCGCGCGGCGAGGACGTTTCCGCCTTCTGCCCGCCCGCCGTCGCGGCCAAGCTGAGAGAACGCCTCGCCCCCTCTGCCCGGAGCCAGCCATGA
- a CDS encoding MBL fold metallo-hydrolase, with protein sequence MSLSFVTLGVGDAFSALRYSSCIAVEADGQVLLVDCPHPIRKMMREASESSGVALDADRVSAVALTHLHADHASGLEGLGYFSFFVLKKKLEVLAHPAVADRLWEGHLAAGMECLIERHGAAPNEKHFEDYYEHTPLSTESTVRHGPFLIESRMTYHHVPTTALRIHAGGRCLGYSADTAFDEGLIDWLSEADLMIHETNYGVHTPYEKLAALPAELRARMRLIHYPDDFDTGASVIEPLAQGRRYHV encoded by the coding sequence ATGAGCCTGTCCTTCGTCACCCTCGGCGTCGGTGACGCCTTCTCCGCCCTGCGCTACTCCTCGTGCATCGCCGTCGAGGCCGACGGACAGGTGCTGCTCGTGGACTGCCCGCACCCCATCCGGAAGATGATGCGCGAGGCCTCCGAGTCCTCCGGCGTGGCCCTGGACGCGGACCGCGTCAGCGCCGTGGCCCTCACCCACCTGCACGCCGACCACGCGTCGGGCCTGGAGGGCCTGGGCTACTTCTCCTTCTTCGTGCTGAAGAAGAAGCTGGAGGTGCTCGCCCACCCCGCCGTGGCGGACCGCCTCTGGGAGGGCCACCTCGCCGCCGGCATGGAGTGCCTCATCGAGCGCCACGGCGCCGCCCCCAATGAGAAGCACTTCGAGGACTACTACGAGCACACGCCGCTCTCCACCGAGTCCACCGTGCGGCACGGGCCATTCCTCATCGAGAGCCGCATGACGTACCACCACGTGCCCACCACCGCGCTGCGCATCCACGCGGGGGGCCGGTGCCTGGGCTACAGCGCGGACACCGCCTTCGACGAGGGCCTCATCGACTGGCTCTCGGAGGCGGACCTGATGATTCACGAGACGAACTACGGCGTGCACACGCCCTACGAGAAGCTCGCGGCGCTGCCCGCGGAGTTGCGCGCCCGGATGCGGCTCATCCACTACCCGGACGACTTCGACACCGGCGCGAGCGTCATCGAACCGCTCGCGCAGGGCCGCCGCTACCACGTGTGA